The following are encoded together in the Pedobacter steynii genome:
- a CDS encoding SusC/RagA family TonB-linked outer membrane protein, producing MSKSNASLTELFKEIRKQTGYDFVLPSDLLKQSKPVSLQVKNVELEEVLKICFEAQPFTYELNNKTIIVSEKEKSLFDNLVARFQSIDVRGKIVDSLGNKLIGATVKIKGTNRITKTDTNGEFILTNVDDKAILVITYLGFKERELKAVPNLGRIILTALVGELEGVNVVSTGIVQRNRDSFTGSTRTITNEELKKISATNIFAGISAMDPSFRIIANNATGGNINQIPDIQMRGTNSLPNLTGDLSANPNAPLIILDGFEVSIQRLVDLDINLIERIDLLKDASATALYGSRGANGVLVVTSIAPKPGKVQVTINNDFRFTTPDLSDYNLGLSSFEKLDFEKRAQVYTATDNNANTQYELDQQYNKRYMAAVSGVNTNWLTLPLQNGTSNRTSLYISGGDQVIRYGLQGNTDFQSGVMKGQDRNDIAGQFDLQYLMKKLQFRNSIRIFQNTSNESPYGSFAEYARLNPYWSPYNADGSLFKGSYESLFIQDLPTILNTYGNPLADASLHSVNKNQTFGISNNLSLRYNIIPGLFIESNFSLNKQSGTTDQFFSAEDSQFLTQNDLSRRGSYTARSSKSNSYESITTASYNLSLGRHQIFNNASFNLASNANSFYSVVAEGFPYDRLDNLLFATQYQLNSKPTGDESTTRRLGLLYSGNYSFDNRFLADFTIRRDGSSQYGADRQFGTFWSAGIGWNLHNESFIKSISFVDRLRLRASYGSTGSLNIPAYSAQTRYNFGTNTSYYDELGASINSLGNPLLSWQNVYKTNFGVEATIWKQRIDVRLDVYSEQNRSAISPVSIPSSSGFTKYYENLGYITNNGIEFSARVKVLENRANNLSWNLSVNGFSNHNILSKLSDKFKNINEQIEAANSTENTDQTAPNIQFREGESMQTIYGVRSLGIDPATGHEVFLKLDGTRTLVWDAADKVPLGIAQPKWNGNVNSMFILKGFEVNLVFNYQFGGQLYNQTMADKIENTAPGLNVDRRIYDLGWSTPGQVSHFRTPVLIRAGYITTRTTSRFVQDNNLINLSSASLAYNFRHQPALLRSLGLRSLMVTAITNDVFRTSTIATERGTDNPFARTYSLSLRAGF from the coding sequence AACCGGATATGATTTTGTCCTGCCCAGTGACCTGCTTAAACAATCAAAACCAGTTTCTCTCCAGGTAAAAAATGTAGAACTGGAAGAGGTGTTAAAAATTTGCTTCGAGGCACAGCCTTTTACTTATGAGCTGAATAATAAAACGATCATTGTTAGTGAAAAGGAAAAGTCTCTATTTGACAACCTTGTTGCCCGATTTCAGTCGATTGATGTCAGAGGTAAAATTGTTGATTCGTTAGGAAACAAACTAATTGGTGCTACCGTTAAAATAAAAGGTACAAACAGAATTACAAAAACAGATACCAACGGAGAATTTATATTAACCAATGTGGACGACAAAGCCATATTGGTAATTACCTATCTGGGATTTAAAGAAAGAGAATTGAAAGCAGTCCCAAATCTTGGCCGTATTATATTGACTGCGTTAGTTGGGGAACTGGAAGGCGTTAATGTGGTCAGTACAGGGATTGTTCAGCGGAACAGGGATAGTTTTACCGGCTCTACCCGTACCATCACCAATGAAGAATTAAAAAAGATAAGCGCGACGAATATATTTGCGGGTATATCAGCGATGGATCCATCTTTCAGGATTATTGCAAACAATGCCACAGGGGGGAATATTAACCAAATACCAGATATCCAGATGCGTGGAACGAACTCCCTGCCCAATCTAACTGGCGATCTCTCCGCCAATCCAAACGCACCGCTGATCATCCTGGATGGCTTTGAAGTTTCTATCCAGCGTTTAGTGGATTTAGACATCAATTTGATTGAGCGGATTGATTTATTAAAAGATGCCTCCGCAACTGCGTTGTATGGATCGCGCGGCGCGAATGGTGTATTGGTCGTAACCAGCATTGCGCCCAAACCGGGGAAGGTTCAGGTGACCATAAATAACGATTTCAGGTTTACCACACCTGATTTGTCGGATTACAATCTGGGGCTTTCTTCATTCGAAAAGTTAGATTTTGAAAAACGGGCTCAGGTTTATACCGCAACGGATAACAATGCAAATACGCAATATGAACTGGACCAGCAATACAATAAGCGTTATATGGCCGCGGTGAGTGGGGTGAATACAAATTGGTTAACCTTACCGCTTCAAAACGGAACCAGTAACCGTACTTCATTATACATTTCTGGTGGTGACCAGGTCATTCGTTACGGGCTTCAGGGCAATACTGATTTTCAATCTGGGGTCATGAAGGGTCAGGACCGCAATGATATTGCCGGTCAGTTTGATTTGCAATACCTGATGAAGAAGCTCCAGTTTAGAAATTCAATCCGTATTTTCCAAAATACCAGTAACGAATCTCCCTACGGCAGTTTCGCTGAGTATGCGCGATTAAATCCATACTGGTCTCCGTATAATGCAGACGGTTCCTTATTTAAGGGTAGCTACGAATCTCTTTTTATTCAGGATCTGCCGACCATCCTAAATACCTATGGCAATCCTTTAGCGGATGCTTCACTTCATTCAGTTAATAAAAACCAAACTTTTGGCATTTCAAATAACTTATCCTTACGCTATAATATCATACCAGGTTTATTTATAGAGTCGAATTTCAGTCTGAATAAACAAAGTGGCACTACAGATCAGTTCTTCTCGGCAGAAGACAGCCAGTTTCTTACCCAAAATGATCTCAGCAGAAGAGGAAGTTACACGGCTAGAAGTAGTAAATCGAATAGTTACGAAAGCATCACCACGGCCAGTTATAATTTATCATTAGGCAGACACCAGATTTTTAACAATGCTTCCTTTAATCTGGCCAGCAATGCCAATTCTTTTTATAGCGTAGTTGCTGAAGGCTTTCCTTATGATCGCCTGGATAACCTTTTATTTGCCACACAATATCAGTTAAACAGCAAACCAACTGGTGATGAAAGTACAACTCGAAGATTAGGGTTATTGTATAGCGGAAACTATAGTTTTGACAACCGGTTCCTGGCGGATTTTACCATTCGCAGGGATGGTTCCTCACAGTATGGAGCTGACAGGCAATTTGGAACATTCTGGTCTGCGGGTATTGGATGGAACCTTCATAACGAATCTTTCATTAAATCGATTTCTTTTGTGGACAGGTTAAGGCTTCGTGCGTCTTATGGTTCAACAGGATCCTTAAATATTCCTGCTTACTCCGCCCAGACCCGCTATAATTTTGGTACAAATACCTCTTATTATGACGAACTGGGCGCAAGCATAAACAGCTTAGGAAACCCATTATTAAGTTGGCAGAATGTGTATAAAACTAATTTTGGCGTGGAGGCAACGATCTGGAAGCAGCGTATTGATGTACGTTTAGATGTTTATAGCGAGCAAAACCGATCGGCCATTTCACCAGTGTCCATTCCTAGTTCTTCGGGATTTACCAAGTATTATGAAAATTTAGGCTATATCACTAATAATGGCATTGAATTCTCTGCCCGTGTCAAAGTATTAGAGAACAGGGCGAATAATTTATCCTGGAATTTAAGTGTCAATGGCTTTTCAAATCACAACATCTTAAGTAAGCTCTCTGATAAGTTTAAGAATATCAATGAGCAGATCGAAGCGGCTAATAGTACAGAAAATACAGACCAAACCGCACCAAATATCCAATTCCGAGAAGGCGAGTCCATGCAGACTATTTATGGCGTACGCTCTTTAGGCATTGATCCGGCAACAGGGCATGAGGTTTTTTTGAAGTTGGATGGAACCAGAACGCTTGTTTGGGATGCTGCTGACAAAGTTCCGCTTGGTATTGCTCAGCCAAAATGGAACGGAAACGTTAACTCGATGTTTATCTTAAAAGGCTTTGAAGTAAACCTGGTATTTAATTATCAGTTTGGCGGGCAACTGTATAACCAAACCATGGCTGATAAGATAGAAAATACAGCGCCAGGTTTAAATGTAGACAGAAGAATTTATGACTTAGGCTGGAGTACACCTGGTCAGGTAAGCCATTTTAGGACACCAGTATTGATACGCGCAGGCTATATAACCACAAGAACGACTTCACGATTTGTACAGGATAACAACCTGATCAATTTATCTTCTGCTTCTTTGGCGTATAATTTTAGACATCAGCCTGCGTTGCTGCGCAGTTTAGGCTTAAGGAGCTTAATGGTTACCGCCATTACAAACGATGTTTTCCGGACAAGTACCATTGCAACTGAGCGGGGGACCGACAATCCTTTCGCCCGTACCTATTCATTGTCTTTAAGAGCAGGATTTTAA
- a CDS encoding PKD-like family lipoprotein, protein MNRNFFKIAIYMLALLSFAGCVKDENIFELKTLNTLSIQTATDAYSVTQSERLVIAPAVKESLPEGTVYKYEWKLSSTATGVEVKDTLISDKKDLDVAINVKSGNYYLRYYITDTKTGLVTIKQFTLAVNGFYNLGWMIASNKGEKGMVSFIREADQQLILNAPEAANGKTYGKAKGIYNAALLNMPEVLYFSDQGVFAFDANNFKLLRTTMDLFGRNMTFGTNPYYIQAPLESDQYIINNGNIYGTLGPYWYNIGFGEFYADLGTYSERFEGNYALFPLGMPQTTGSSTYFYDNNSKKFMLVTYGTRTINPTTGNSFNATSNPLGFNLAESTGKTMVGGDYLNGGEHVCVVKDNSNEYYIYTLRSNTSPFAGITQKIENSPDIQKSIAYATSTLYRHMYYAAENKIYLYDIINNSSRLVYTFPLGYQIKDLKMFKREGTRNVRSAADPMHNKRLVAAVNTGVAGEGEVYFLNLTLLGDIENNTFNKKYAGLGEIVNMKYRYP, encoded by the coding sequence ATGAACAGGAATTTTTTTAAAATCGCAATATATATGCTGGCATTGTTGAGTTTTGCCGGCTGTGTGAAAGATGAAAATATATTTGAGTTAAAAACTTTAAATACATTAAGCATCCAAACTGCCACCGATGCCTATTCCGTTACGCAAAGCGAAAGATTGGTAATTGCTCCGGCTGTAAAGGAGAGTTTACCAGAAGGCACCGTGTATAAATATGAATGGAAATTATCTTCTACTGCAACAGGCGTTGAAGTCAAAGATACCTTAATCTCTGATAAAAAGGATTTAGATGTAGCTATTAATGTAAAGTCAGGGAACTATTATCTGCGTTATTACATAACCGATACCAAAACGGGCCTGGTAACCATTAAACAATTTACACTTGCTGTAAATGGTTTTTATAATTTAGGTTGGATGATCGCCAGTAATAAAGGTGAAAAAGGTATGGTTAGCTTTATCAGAGAAGCTGATCAGCAATTGATCCTGAATGCGCCCGAAGCCGCTAATGGCAAAACTTATGGCAAGGCTAAGGGTATTTACAACGCCGCCTTGTTGAATATGCCTGAAGTTCTTTACTTTTCAGATCAAGGTGTGTTTGCGTTTGATGCCAATAACTTTAAACTGTTGAGAACAACCATGGATTTATTTGGTAGAAATATGACTTTTGGTACTAACCCTTATTATATACAAGCTCCATTAGAATCTGATCAGTATATCATTAACAATGGTAACATATATGGAACATTAGGGCCTTATTGGTACAATATTGGGTTTGGTGAATTTTATGCGGATCTTGGCACGTATTCAGAGCGCTTTGAAGGAAACTATGCTTTATTTCCGCTGGGTATGCCTCAAACCACAGGTTCCTCTACCTACTTTTACGACAATAACAGTAAGAAATTTATGTTGGTGACTTATGGTACCAGAACCATTAACCCAACTACCGGAAATAGTTTCAATGCAACGAGTAATCCACTGGGCTTTAACCTGGCCGAAAGTACGGGTAAAACCATGGTTGGCGGCGATTATTTAAATGGAGGAGAACATGTATGCGTAGTGAAAGACAACAGTAATGAATATTACATTTATACCCTGAGGTCGAATACAAGTCCATTCGCAGGTATTACGCAAAAAATAGAGAACAGTCCTGATATTCAGAAATCAATTGCATATGCCACCTCAACTCTGTATCGTCATATGTACTATGCTGCTGAAAACAAAATTTATTTATATGATATCATAAATAATTCTTCACGACTAGTCTATACCTTCCCACTTGGTTACCAGATTAAAGACCTCAAAATGTTTAAGCGGGAAGGAACCAGAAATGTCAGGTCTGCCGCAGATCCTATGCACAATAAGCGGCTGGTAGCAGCTGTAAACACAGGTGTTGCGGGTGAAGGAGAGGTCTATTTTCTCAATTTAACTTTATTGGGTGATATAGAAAATAACACTTTCAATAAAAAATATGCGGGTTTAGGTGAGATTGTAAATATGAAATACCGTTATCCCTAA
- a CDS encoding DUF4843 domain-containing protein, producing MKTKYFICFLFAATLLVSCKEEEVPTFDAMPTAYFSTDQDSTYFTFALRSPRAQDTVSLTMRIMGQATGHDRPINVQPSSGTTAAENKDYKLLPTVLAAGKVDAAVKVVIYNLDKLKTETPRLYLEMQPNEHFVKVNVEGTTLNPARMRCLIKFDNRLEEPIYWPIVVRFFGPFSVTKFKFMMQVFGGKTDFNPGVGGGLTYADTRNYPLMLRTALAEYEAINGPLIDEKGIRVTF from the coding sequence ATGAAAACGAAATATTTTATCTGTTTTTTATTTGCAGCTACTTTGTTGGTGAGCTGTAAAGAGGAGGAGGTGCCTACATTTGACGCCATGCCTACAGCTTATTTCAGTACAGATCAGGACAGCACCTATTTTACTTTCGCTTTACGTTCGCCCCGTGCACAGGACACCGTATCGCTTACTATGCGCATTATGGGACAGGCTACTGGTCATGACCGGCCAATTAATGTACAACCCTCATCAGGTACAACAGCTGCTGAAAATAAGGATTATAAACTTTTGCCTACTGTTCTCGCTGCGGGCAAAGTTGATGCAGCCGTTAAAGTAGTAATTTACAATTTAGACAAACTTAAAACAGAGACTCCCCGGTTGTATCTTGAAATGCAGCCCAATGAGCATTTTGTAAAAGTAAATGTGGAGGGTACAACGCTTAATCCTGCTCGTATGAGATGTTTGATCAAATTCGATAATCGCCTGGAAGAACCTATCTACTGGCCTATAGTCGTGCGCTTTTTTGGACCGTTCAGCGTAACTAAATTCAAATTTATGATGCAGGTTTTTGGCGGCAAAACTGATTTTAATCCCGGCGTTGGCGGAGGGTTAACCTATGCGGACACCAGGAATTATCCATTAATGCTGCGTACCGCACTTGCAGAATATGAAGCCATAAATGGGCCATTAATTGATGAAAAAGGAATAAGAGTAACGTTTTAA
- a CDS encoding Crp/Fnr family transcriptional regulator — protein sequence MPVFEHILANFALHVNLDVAEEAYVTSVLQHKTLEKNKMLLETGETCRNLYFIDKGCLRVFNRDKDGLEHNVLFCPENWWAADMTSFSGQVPAYYSIAALETTELFYFSYQSLEQLYIDVPKLERFFRILAQNGFSLYQRRVNSIISRSAEERYIQFQHLYPKLEQRIAQKHIASYLGITPVFLSMIRKRNG from the coding sequence ATGCCTGTTTTTGAACACATACTTGCAAACTTTGCCCTTCACGTTAATCTTGATGTTGCAGAAGAGGCGTACGTAACGTCTGTTCTGCAACATAAAACGTTAGAAAAGAATAAAATGCTGTTAGAAACCGGTGAGACATGCCGTAATCTTTATTTCATTGACAAAGGTTGCCTGCGTGTTTTTAACCGGGATAAGGACGGTTTGGAGCATAACGTTCTGTTTTGCCCCGAGAATTGGTGGGCGGCAGACATGACTAGCTTCTCGGGTCAGGTACCGGCCTATTATAGCATCGCCGCGCTGGAAACTACCGAACTATTTTATTTCAGTTATCAGTCTTTGGAGCAATTGTATATTGATGTGCCCAAACTGGAACGTTTTTTTCGGATACTGGCCCAAAACGGTTTCAGTTTATATCAGCGGCGCGTTAATTCAATCATCTCCAGATCCGCCGAAGAACGTTATATACAGTTTCAGCACCTTTACCCTAAACTGGAACAACGCATCGCCCAAAAACACATTGCCTCGTATCTGGGTATTACGCCAGTGTTTTTGAGCATGATCCGTAAGAGAAATGGATAG
- a CDS encoding TlpA disulfide reductase family protein, with protein MKKQFFTTLLVLFIAIAAFSQEKYTIRGKLTDVDKATKVFLYYYANGKYIRDSTTISKGEFILSGLISAPIKVTLELNFPKEGIPDFRDNQELFLDKGLIEVNGKKLSNALIKGGKTQSEYLILKSRLKHIEDEVAANTRQIVALKEPRSEQAISEWYIKLHELKKKMSPIEEGFIREFNDSYVSLDLVESRISNPSGLASLYPLLSDSLKNTERGKRMGDRLAGAKRTDVGQQAIDFTRTTIDGKRLSLSDLKGNYVLLDFWGSWCGPCRASFPHLKEVYSKYKDQGFTIVGIAHERGTPEAGKKRWKAALEEEGLPWLQVMNDDESVSQFNIVDAYGLSGFPTLVLLDKEGKIIARYLGANENSLDEKLKEIYGK; from the coding sequence ATGAAAAAACAATTTTTCACTACACTACTGGTCTTGTTTATTGCGATTGCAGCATTTTCTCAAGAAAAATATACCATTCGGGGAAAGTTAACAGATGTGGATAAGGCGACCAAAGTCTTTCTGTATTATTATGCTAATGGTAAGTACATCCGCGATTCCACGACAATTTCAAAAGGAGAATTCATTCTGTCAGGGCTCATTTCTGCGCCCATTAAAGTTACGCTGGAATTGAATTTTCCCAAAGAGGGAATACCAGATTTTAGGGACAATCAGGAGCTCTTTCTTGATAAAGGGCTGATTGAGGTTAACGGAAAGAAGTTAAGTAATGCTTTAATCAAAGGTGGTAAGACACAATCTGAATACCTTATTCTGAAAAGCAGGCTTAAACATATAGAAGATGAAGTAGCGGCTAATACCAGGCAAATAGTAGCCCTTAAAGAACCAAGGAGTGAGCAAGCCATCTCTGAATGGTATATCAAGTTACACGAGTTAAAGAAAAAAATGTCCCCTATAGAAGAGGGTTTCATAAGAGAATTTAACGATTCTTATGTAAGTCTTGATTTGGTGGAAAGCAGGATATCTAATCCATCTGGCCTGGCATCCCTATATCCCTTGCTTTCGGATTCACTAAAAAATACAGAAAGAGGGAAGAGAATGGGGGACAGGTTAGCAGGTGCAAAAAGAACTGATGTCGGACAACAAGCTATCGACTTTACAAGAACGACCATTGATGGAAAAAGGCTTTCATTATCCGATTTAAAAGGGAATTACGTGTTGTTAGATTTTTGGGGCAGTTGGTGCGGACCCTGCAGAGCAAGTTTTCCTCATTTAAAAGAAGTGTATAGCAAGTATAAAGATCAGGGTTTTACCATCGTAGGAATTGCACATGAGCGCGGTACGCCCGAGGCAGGAAAGAAGCGATGGAAAGCTGCTCTGGAAGAAGAGGGATTACCATGGTTACAGGTGATGAATGATGATGAAAGTGTCTCACAGTTTAATATTGTGGATGCTTACGGATTGAGCGGATTTCCAACGCTGGTTTTATTAGACAAAGAAGGCAAAATCATTGCGAGATATCTTGGAGCGAATGAAAACAGCTTGGATGAAAAATTAAAGGAAATTTATGGTAAGTAG
- a CDS encoding TlpA disulfide reductase family protein has translation MKKTLLTAMAFLPFATMAQKPFSIDGNVKGLKTGDKIYLVYAADEKNISDSTTVNGGVFSFKGTLKDPAMANLFLNKNPFVNRPAKGEVLDYLALYLEPLPMKLIAADSLKNGVITGSVINDDDKKLKALSKPVEDQLAVIQAEFTKFTDEQKNDKVAMEAIRARYDKASAGLAPILLDYAKNNPKSYISLSALGQLAGDPSMAAEAEKAFNGLTPALKATKIGLGLAETFNAAKKTTVGVMAMDFTQNDVNDKPVKLSDFKGKYVLLDFWASWCGPCRAENPNVVNAYNKYKTRNFTVLGVSLDNPGKKDLWLQAIEKDGLNWTQVSDLKGWSNVVAKQYGIQSIPANFLIDPTGKIIAKNIRGEELQKKLAEVIDGGAKSK, from the coding sequence ATGAAAAAAACATTATTAACAGCAATGGCGTTCTTGCCATTTGCTACTATGGCGCAGAAGCCATTCAGCATTGACGGAAATGTCAAGGGATTAAAAACAGGAGACAAAATATATCTGGTTTATGCTGCAGATGAGAAGAATATTTCAGATTCCACAACGGTAAACGGGGGGGTGTTCTCATTTAAAGGAACCCTAAAAGATCCGGCAATGGCTAATTTATTCTTAAACAAAAATCCTTTTGTAAACCGCCCTGCAAAAGGTGAAGTACTGGATTATCTTGCTTTATACCTGGAGCCTCTCCCTATGAAACTTATCGCAGCAGATTCTTTGAAAAATGGAGTCATCACGGGATCAGTGATTAATGATGATGATAAAAAATTGAAAGCGCTGAGCAAACCAGTGGAGGACCAGCTAGCTGTGATTCAGGCAGAATTTACGAAATTTACAGATGAACAGAAGAATGATAAAGTTGCCATGGAAGCGATTAGGGCACGTTATGATAAGGCATCTGCGGGGCTAGCGCCTATTCTGCTGGACTATGCTAAAAACAATCCGAAATCTTACATCAGTTTATCAGCCTTGGGTCAGCTTGCTGGTGATCCGTCCATGGCCGCAGAGGCTGAGAAAGCATTTAACGGACTTACGCCTGCGCTAAAGGCGACAAAAATAGGTTTGGGGCTGGCAGAGACTTTTAACGCAGCTAAAAAAACAACAGTTGGCGTCATGGCAATGGATTTTACTCAAAATGATGTGAACGATAAACCTGTTAAGTTGTCAGATTTTAAAGGCAAATATGTATTGCTTGATTTCTGGGCCTCATGGTGCGGACCTTGTCGTGCGGAGAATCCAAATGTGGTAAATGCATATAATAAATACAAAACCCGAAACTTCACAGTCCTGGGTGTATCTTTGGACAATCCCGGTAAAAAAGATTTATGGCTACAGGCAATTGAAAAAGATGGCTTAAACTGGACTCAGGTGTCTGACTTAAAAGGTTGGTCTAATGTGGTGGCCAAACAATATGGCATTCAGTCTATTCCTGCAAACTTTCTGATTGATCCGACTGGAAAAATCATCGCGAAGAATATCAGGGGAGAAGAATTGCAGAAGAAACTTGCTGAAGTGATTGACGGGGGAGCTAAATCAAAATAA
- a CDS encoding RagB/SusD family nutrient uptake outer membrane protein — translation MKKIVIILTLLIITTLVVPGCKKYLQVEPKSSISEKEMFTSEAGFKQALTGVYSQMGARKMYGDYLSYGFVSALAQDYTSPGSRYATTISLTYTDDAVVTYIDEIWTSTYTAIAGLNNILAHSGQNANVLSPKSAKLIRGEALGLRAYLHFDLLRLFGATFSNEPGRKAIPYQTIMSEKATVPSTTSQVIEKALADINEALPLLKEVDPILSASTNRKFKMNYYALKALQARILLYKGDKQAAFTAAGEVVNANKFPFVSASALSGTERLKDRLFSTELVFAIRSRDMLPWVEDYFKFNSSINTALTRTVAQFQAIYENSSTDHRYNYLIEASNGGTFPSKYWQTWTAEDEQSSVDSTRLDQTIPLLRISEMYYILAETASTPQDGAGYLNKVRMGRNIPELTVSTITTPQLLQAEITKEYQKEFLGEGQTFYYNKRINRTTLPAPYNKTITVPQYILPKPQSELEFNPNY, via the coding sequence ATGAAAAAGATAGTTATCATATTAACCTTGTTAATCATTACCACCCTGGTTGTTCCTGGTTGTAAAAAATATCTCCAGGTAGAACCTAAATCCAGTATAAGTGAAAAAGAGATGTTCACCTCCGAAGCTGGCTTTAAACAAGCCCTCACAGGCGTTTACTCGCAAATGGGAGCCAGGAAAATGTATGGGGATTATTTGTCATACGGCTTTGTTAGTGCGCTGGCACAAGATTATACGAGCCCCGGGTCCCGGTATGCCACTACCATTTCACTTACGTATACAGACGACGCTGTAGTTACCTATATAGACGAAATATGGACAAGTACGTATACTGCTATTGCTGGTCTGAATAATATACTTGCCCATTCAGGCCAAAATGCAAATGTATTATCACCCAAAAGCGCTAAGCTTATTCGCGGAGAAGCTTTGGGCTTACGCGCCTATCTGCATTTCGATCTGCTGCGTTTATTTGGAGCTACTTTTAGCAATGAGCCAGGCCGGAAAGCCATTCCTTATCAAACCATAATGAGCGAAAAAGCAACTGTCCCTTCTACCACCAGCCAGGTGATAGAAAAAGCATTGGCAGATATCAATGAGGCTTTACCGTTGTTAAAAGAAGTAGATCCTATTTTGTCTGCATCGACCAACAGAAAATTTAAAATGAACTATTACGCTTTGAAAGCTTTACAAGCAAGAATATTGCTTTATAAAGGGGATAAGCAAGCTGCTTTTACAGCAGCGGGAGAAGTGGTAAATGCGAACAAATTCCCCTTTGTATCAGCTTCAGCATTATCAGGTACTGAAAGGCTTAAGGATCGTCTTTTTTCTACGGAACTGGTTTTTGCAATCCGGTCCAGAGATATGCTGCCCTGGGTTGAAGATTATTTTAAATTTAACAGCTCTATCAATACCGCGCTTACCCGTACAGTAGCTCAGTTTCAGGCCATTTACGAAAACAGCTCTACCGATCATCGCTATAATTATTTAATTGAGGCTTCTAATGGTGGCACATTTCCTTCTAAATACTGGCAAACCTGGACCGCGGAAGACGAACAATCTTCTGTAGATTCTACGCGTTTAGATCAAACCATTCCTCTTTTAAGGATATCTGAAATGTATTATATTTTGGCAGAAACCGCATCTACCCCACAAGACGGAGCGGGTTATTTGAACAAAGTACGCATGGGGAGAAATATTCCTGAACTGACTGTATCAACCATTACTACCCCACAATTGCTTCAGGCGGAAATTACAAAAGAATACCAAAAGGAATTTCTGGGCGAAGGGCAAACTTTTTATTATAACAAGCGGATCAATAGAACAACCCTACCCGCACCTTATAATAAAACCATTACCGTCCCCCAATATATTTTACCTAAGCCGCAAAGTGAACTTGAGTTTAATCCTAACTATTAA
- a CDS encoding amidohydrolase family protein, with translation MKLFDSHFHIIDPKYPLVENNGYLPPDYTTDDYLQATAMYGITGGAIVSGSFQAFDQKYLINALDRLGKNFFGVANIPLDIDQEELERLQIANVVAVRFNVKRGGSEKMDHIEKLSNFVFKKFGWHTELYIDSKDLSNFKSVLHNIPKFSIDHLGLSKEGLDDLYYWVEKGVKVKATGFGRINFDPLPVMKTIYRINPAALMFGTDLPSTRAKVAFSIKDLQLLEKNFAPDELENIFYLNALNWYSKCNSKIY, from the coding sequence ATGAAGCTATTTGACTCTCATTTTCACATTATTGATCCAAAATATCCGCTTGTCGAAAATAACGGTTACTTGCCGCCCGACTATACAACCGATGATTACCTGCAAGCCACAGCTATGTATGGGATAACAGGGGGAGCGATTGTTTCCGGATCGTTTCAGGCGTTTGATCAGAAATATTTAATTAACGCTTTAGATAGGTTGGGTAAGAATTTTTTTGGTGTAGCAAATATTCCTTTAGATATTGACCAGGAAGAGTTAGAGCGCTTGCAGATAGCGAATGTTGTTGCTGTTCGCTTTAACGTCAAAAGAGGCGGTTCAGAGAAAATGGACCATATCGAGAAACTTTCGAACTTTGTATTTAAAAAATTCGGCTGGCATACAGAACTCTACATCGACAGCAAGGATTTAAGTAATTTTAAGTCAGTCTTACACAATATTCCAAAGTTTTCGATAGATCATTTAGGACTTTCCAAAGAGGGGCTTGACGACTTGTATTACTGGGTTGAAAAAGGGGTGAAGGTGAAAGCAACAGGTTTCGGCAGAATAAATTTTGATCCATTGCCCGTCATGAAAACAATCTATAGGATTAATCCGGCCGCTCTCATGTTTGGTACAGATTTGCCTTCAACCCGTGCTAAGGTGGCTTTTTCAATAAAAGATTTGCAGTTACTAGAAAAAAACTTTGCACCCGATGAACTCGAAAACATCTTCTACCTAAACGCTTTGAATTGGTACAGCAAATGTAATAGTAAAATTTATTAA